In Granulicatella elegans, one genomic interval encodes:
- a CDS encoding VOC family protein, with the protein MMSKMLHTCVRVKNLEESLAFYQEAFGFKETHRKDFPDHKFTIVYLAFEGDDYELELTYNYGHPGYEIGDGYGHIAISSNDLEGWHAEHVAKGYDVTELKGLPGNPANYYFVKDPDGYKIEIIRQK; encoded by the coding sequence ATTATGTCAAAAATGTTACACACTTGTGTTCGTGTTAAAAACTTAGAAGAAAGTTTAGCTTTCTACCAAGAAGCATTTGGATTTAAAGAAACTCATCGTAAAGATTTCCCTGATCATAAATTTACAATCGTTTATTTAGCTTTTGAAGGAGACGATTACGAATTAGAATTAACGTATAACTACGGACATCCAGGATACGAAATCGGAGATGGTTATGGTCATATTGCGATTAGTAGCAATGATTTAGAAGGATGGCATGCTGAACACGTTGCTAAAGGTTATGATGTTACAGAATTAAAAGGACTTCCTGGTAACCCTGCAAACTACTATTTTGTAAAAGATCCAGATGGATACAAAATCGAAATTATTCGTCAAAAATAA